Proteins encoded in a region of the Salvelinus fontinalis isolate EN_2023a chromosome 17, ASM2944872v1, whole genome shotgun sequence genome:
- the mcm6l gene encoding MCM6 minichromosome maintenance deficient 6, like has product MEPGAETSTAGVSVKDDLSEKCQKLFLEFLEEFQDTNGELLYHPDAEELIRPERNTLTVNFTNIEHFNQQLATTIQEEYYRVYPFLCRAVRYFARDHGNMPVAKEFYVAFSDFPSRQKIRELSTARIGSLLRISGQVVRTHPVHPELVSGTFLCLECQSVMKDVEQQFKYTQPNICKNPVCANRRHFMLDPNKSRFVDFQKVRIQETQAELPRGSIPRSVEVILRAEAVEMAQAGDRCDFTGTLIVVPDVAALAVSGTRAETSSRVTGGRQGFDADGIQGLKALGVRDLSYRLAFLACYVAPTNPQFGGKDLRQEDQTAESVKNQMTVQEWEKVFEMSQDKNLYHNLCTSLFPTIHGNNEIKRGILLMLFGGVGKTTMEGTSLRGDINVCIVGDPSTSKSQFLKHVEDFAPRAVYTSGKASSAAGLTAAVVKDEESHEFVIEAGALMLADNGVCCIDEFDKMDLKDQVAIHEAMEQQTISITKAGVKATLNARTSILAAANPIDGRYNRSKSLKQNVNMSAPIMSRFDLFFILIDECNEVTDYAVARRIVDLHFRNMESVERVYATDEIQRYILFARQFKPKITAEAKEFVVDQYKRLRQRDTSGSTKSAWRITVRQLESMLRLSEGMARLYCSDEVHPKHVKEAFRLLNKSVIRVDSPDINFDQEQDNGEMNDQNDRMGTNGNHAEEAMDTEHGAGSPEKTSTAKPALKMTFAEYRRVSNLIVLHMQKMEDIDEESSLKMSELINWYLKEMESEMESEAELVAKKNLIEKVLHRLIHYDHIIIELTKTGLKKVGDEGEEPVIEEDPFLVVNPNYILDD; this is encoded by the exons ATGGAGCCTGGAGCCGAGACTAGCACTGCAGGAGTTTCAGTAAAAGATGACCTTTcagaaaaatgtcagaagttattTCTTGAGTTCTTGGAGGA GTTTCAGGACACAAACGGGGAGCTTTTGTATCATCCTGATGCTGAGGAGCTCATTCgaccagagagaaacacactgactgtaAACTTCACCAACATTGAGCACTTCAATCAGCAACTAGCTACCACCATTCAGGAGGAGTATTACAG GGTATACCCATTCCTATGCAGAGCAGTGCGTTACTTTGCAAGAGATCATGGGAACATGCCAGTAGCCAAAGAGTTCTATGTGGCCTTCTCTGACTTTCCATCAAGACAAAA GATCCGAGAGCTCTCCACGGCCCGGATCGGGTCCCTACTGCGTATCAGTGGCCAGGTGGTGAGGACACACCCAGTGCACCCTGAGCTGGTCAGTGGTACCTTCCTGTGTCTGGAATGCCAGTCGGTTATGAAAGATGTTGAGCAGCAGTTTAAATACACCCAGCCCAACATTTGTAAGAACCCAGTCTGTGCCAATCGACGTCACTTCATGCTGGACCCCAACAAGTCCCGTTTTGTGGACTTTCAGAAG GTGCGTATCCAGGAGACCCAGGCGGAGCTGCCTCGTGGCTCCATCCCCCGCAGTGTGGAGGTGATCCTGAGGGCAGAGGCTGTGGAGATGGCTCAGGCAGGGGACCGCTGTGACTTTACCGGCACACTGATCGTCGTACCAGACGTCGCTGCCCTGGCTGTGTCAG GCACCAGGGCAGAGACCAGCAGCAGAGTGACTGGGGGGAGGCAGGGCTTTGATGCAGATGGGATCCAGGGACTGAAGGCTCTGGGTGTCAGGGATCTGTCCTACAGACTGGCCTTCCTAGCCTGCTACGTGGCCCCCACTAACCCTCAG TTTGGTGGTAAAGATCTCCGCCAGGAAGACCAGACTGCAGAGAGTGTGAAGAACCAGATGACTGTTCAGGAGTGGGAGAAAGTGTTTGAGATGAGTCAGGACAAGAACCTCTACCACAATCTCTGCACCAGCCTCTTCCCCACTATCCATG GGAATAATGAGATCAAGCGTGGAATCCTATTGATGCTCTTTGGCGGTGTTGGCAAGACGACCATGGAGGGCACATCTCTGAGGGGGGATATTAATGTTTGCATTGTTGGGGACCCCAGTACCTCCAAGAGCCAGTTCCTAAA ACACGTGGAGGACTTTGCGCCCAGGGCAGTCTACACCAGTGGGAAAGCCAGCAGCGCGGCCGGGTTGACGGCAGCTGTAGTGAAAGATGAGGAGTCCCATGAGTTTGTCATCGAGGCTGGGGCCCTCATGTTGGCAGATAAC GGAGTATGTTGCATTGATGAGTTTGACAAGATGGACCTGAAAGACCAGGTAGCTATTCATGAGGCCATGGAACAGCAGACCATCTCCATCACTAAGGCTGGAGTGAAG GCCACTCTGAATGCTCGCACCTCCATCCTGGCAGCTGCTAACCCCATAGACGGGAGATACAACCGCTCTAAGTCTCTGAAACAGAACGTCAACATGTCAGCACCCATCATGTCCAGATTTGACCTCTTCTTCATTCTGATTGATGAGTGCAATGAG GTGACAGATTATGCCGTAGCCAGGCGTATCGTAGACCTGCACTTTAGAAACATGGAGTCTGTGGAGCGAGTCTACGCCACTGATGAGATTCAGAGATACATACTGTTTGCTCGTCAGTTTAAACCAAAG ATCACAGCAGAGGCAAAAGAGTTTGTGGTGGACCAGTACAAGCGTCTGCGTCAGCGGGACACCAGCGGCAGCACCAAGTCAGCCTGGCGCATCACCGTCAGGCAGCTAGAGAGCATGCTCCGACTATCTGAGGGCATGGCCAGGCTCTACTGCTCAGATGAG GTGCATCCCAAACACGTTAAGGAGGCCTTCCGGCTATTGAATAAGTCTGTCATCCGCGTCGACTCCCCAGATATCAACTTCGACCAGGAACAAGACAATGGTGAAATGAATG atcagaaTGACAGGATGGGCACTAATGGCAATCATGCAGAGGAAGCTATGGACACAGAGCATGGGGCAGGCAGCCCGGAGAAGACCAGCACTGCCAAGCCTGCCCTCAAGATGACCTTTGCCGAGTACAGAAGGGTCTCCAACCTCATTGTTTTGCACATGCAGAAGATGGAAGATA TTGATGAAGAGTCCTCACTGAAGATGAGCGAGCTGATTAACTGGTACCTGAAAGAAATGGAGAGTGAGATGGAGTCAGAAGCTGAGCTGGTTGCCAAGAAGAATCTTATAGAGAAAGTGCTTCACAGACTAATCCATTAT GACCACATTATCATAGAGTTAACGAAGACTGGGCTGAAGAAAGTTGGTGATGAGGGAGAGGAACCTGTGATCGAAGAGGACCCATTCTTAGTGGTCAACCCCAATTACATCCTGGACGATTAG